A window of the Cicer arietinum cultivar CDC Frontier isolate Library 1 chromosome 6, Cicar.CDCFrontier_v2.0, whole genome shotgun sequence genome harbors these coding sequences:
- the LOC105852308 gene encoding uncharacterized protein, with protein MEVINQSGEDPPMAEEGSEIAIDGTLYGVEDESANEEEVDEEEEEEEEEDMEDENRLFENGLDALELIGDNNSGVPCCQRIIEYNNEHQALANKKRKSLKPCQSEGTSSKKARQDDVSGVSSAEMMELMNFEMGGRSKKKGPKKKGRRKGSKKKLDENLSRMLGDANLHYANRRYDMAIAVLSEVVRLEPNLPDPYHILGLVHSAIGDYEKEMGFYMIAALLSPKDPSLWKILFAWCM; from the exons atggaAGTGATTAACCAGAGCGGGGAGGATCCTCCGATGGCGGAAGAGGGCAGTGAAATTGCCATTGACGGCACATTGTATGGCGTGGAAGATGAATCAGCGAATGAAGAGGAAGTGGAtgaagaggaagaggaagaggaagaggaagatATGGAGGATGAGAATCGCTTGTTCGAAAACGGATTAGATGCTTTGGAATTAATAGGTGACAATAATTCCGGTGTTCCATGCTGCCAGAGAATCATAGAGTACAACAACGAGCATCAAGCTCTTGCTAATAAAAAGCGGAAATCACTCAAACCATGCCAAAG TGAAGGGACTTCTTCTAAGAAGGCAAGGCAAGATGATGTTTCTGGGGTAAGCTCAGCTGAGATGATGGAATTAATGAACTTTGAGATGGGTGGGAGATCAAAAAAG AAGGGGCCTAAAAAAAAGGGTAGGCGAAAAGGATCAAAGAAGAAACTTGACGAAAACCTGTCACGAATGTTGGGTGACGCCAACCTTCACTACGCGAATCGTCGTTATGACATG gcTATAGCTGTGTTAAGTGAAGTAGTCAGACTGGAACCAAATTTACCTGACCCATATCACATCCTTGGACTTGTCCATAGTGCAATTGGGGATTATGAAAAAGAAATGGGTTTCTACATGATTGCTGCTCTTTTGTCTCCAAAGGATCCATCGCTTTGGAAAATTCTCTTTGCGTGGTGCAT GTAG